The DNA window AGCCGAGAAGATAATCCTGTCAAAATCTCTCTGAAAATCTGTTCTGGATGCTATAGTATGTGGGTTATTTCCGGTACGCTGATTGGTAAAAATCTGATTTAAATTCATCATTTTTCAAAATTACTTCAAATTTTACTTTTACGGAATACTATTTGAATTTTTATAGAAAATTAAAGCTATGCCAGAAGGACCGTCTATATTATTAATGAAAGAAAGTCTGCAGGAATTTGTAGGCAGGAAAGTGACTGAAGCTTCAGGAAATGCTAAATTTGAAAAGAAAGCATTAGTAGGGAAAACCCTTCTTGATATCAGAACTTTTGGAAAACAAACCTACCTCGTTTTTCATGCTGTGAGTGTCCGAATTCATTTACTGATGTTTGGTTCTTATAGCATTAATGAACAGACAAAGCCTGACAAGAGCCTGCGATTATCATTAAAGTTCAAATCCGGATCTATGTATTTTTATACATGTTCTGTAAAGCTCGTCGAAGCTGAGTTCTTAACAACCATCGATTGGGAAGCTGATATCATGAGTGAGGATTGGAATCCCAAGAAAGCTGAAAAGAAACTAAAAGCAAAACCAGAAATGATGGTTTGTGATGCTTTAATGAATCAGGATATTTTTTCCGGTGTGGGAAACATCATCAAAAATGAAGTCCTATTCAGAATCGGAGTACAGCCTGAGAGTAAGACTGGAAATCTTCCACCTAAAAAATTAAAGGAACTTATTAAAGAGGCCAGAAATTATAGCTTCGACTTTTTAAAATGGAAGAGAGAATTTGTTTTGAAAAAACACTGGCTTGTTCATACCAAAAGTACTTGCCCCAAATGTGGTCAGAAACTCATTAAAAAGCAAACCGGCATTGGGAAAAGGCGGAGTTTTTATTGTGAAAAGGATCAAAAATTTTATTAGTTTCTATAATATATATCATTAAAACAATAACAAAAAAACTAATAACAAGTTATAAGGTTTATTGGACAAAAATACAGCTAAAGCCTGAAATTGTTTCTAAATCTAAACGTCAGAATTTAAAAACCCACCTGTATATTTTGTAAAAAAATCTAATTTATATACCTCTCCTATGGGAATTTCTGAATCATTGATATAAATATTGTGATTATCAAAAGAGTCAATATAATCAATGTTAATTACATATGATTTACTAACCCTTATAAAAGAATCCGATGTAATTTTCTGATGAATAGTTTTCAGGTTCATTGCTGTAATCAGTTTCTGATTTTGAGTATGAATAACAACATAGTCCTTTAAACCTTCAATATACTTAATATCTACAAAATTGATTTTATAAAATCTTCGTTCCGCTTTAATAAATAAAAAATCGGCTGTATTAGACTCCACGGTACTTTTTATGGTGTCTGCAGATAAAAGTTCAGTATACAGAATGGCTTTATCTATTGCTTTTTTTAACCTTTGCTTATCAATAGGTTTCAATAAATAATCCACCGCTTCCAGTTCATAACTTTTCAAAGCATATTGTGAATAAGCGGTTGTAAAGATGATTAAAGTACGCTTTGGAAGCATTTCTACAAATTCCAATCCAGTCATCAAAGGCATTTCTATATCCAGAAATATGAAATCAACTAAGTTATTCTTAAGAAAATCCAAAGCGGAATGTGCATTAGAAAATTCACCAAGAATCTCAATTTTAGAAACTTCATTAATTAAAGAATGCATTTCTGCTCTTGCCAAAGGCTCGTCATCTATGATAATACAATTCATAAGGGAATGGTTAAATCAATGGTAAATTCTTTTTCTTCGGAGGTTATATTCAAATGATGTGTATCACCATACAAAAGCTCCAATCTTCTTTTAATATTGGCAAGCCCTAACCCACTATTACTAACATTAGAAATAGGAAAATCCGGATTTTGAGAATTGCGGCATATAAAATGAAGCTTTTGGCTTTCTATTTCCACAACTATTCTAACCCACGACTTTTCACCGCTAATATCTACACTATGCTTTACGGCGTTTTCCACAAAAGATGTAAACAGATTAGGTGGAATAAATGTGCTATTCAAGAGTCTTTTGTCTGTA is part of the Chryseobacterium paludis genome and encodes:
- a CDS encoding DNA-formamidopyrimidine glycosylase family protein → MPEGPSILLMKESLQEFVGRKVTEASGNAKFEKKALVGKTLLDIRTFGKQTYLVFHAVSVRIHLLMFGSYSINEQTKPDKSLRLSLKFKSGSMYFYTCSVKLVEAEFLTTIDWEADIMSEDWNPKKAEKKLKAKPEMMVCDALMNQDIFSGVGNIIKNEVLFRIGVQPESKTGNLPPKKLKELIKEARNYSFDFLKWKREFVLKKHWLVHTKSTCPKCGQKLIKKQTGIGKRRSFYCEKDQKFY
- a CDS encoding LytR/AlgR family response regulator transcription factor, whose protein sequence is MNCIIIDDEPLARAEMHSLINEVSKIEILGEFSNAHSALDFLKNNLVDFIFLDIEMPLMTGLEFVEMLPKRTLIIFTTAYSQYALKSYELEAVDYLLKPIDKQRLKKAIDKAILYTELLSADTIKSTVESNTADFLFIKAERRFYKINFVDIKYIEGLKDYVVIHTQNQKLITAMNLKTIHQKITSDSFIRVSKSYVINIDYIDSFDNHNIYINDSEIPIGEVYKLDFFTKYTGGFLNSDV